CGGCGCAACCCCCACGCTGCAATTCATCGCGCTGGGTGCGATCTCTGTGATGTTGAACACGCTCGCCGATGTCGTCGTCGTGCTGATGGCATCCGCAACACGCAGGCATCTGATCGGCCGGCCGCATCTGATGCGGCGCCTCGGGCAAGGGTCCGGCGTCTTCATCGCGGGCCTCGGCCTCTCGCTCGCGCTGGCGCGGCGGCCGGTGCATAACTAAAGCGCGATGAGATTAGGATGAATCGTCATCGCGCTTTAGGTTGTTGTTTGAGCATGATCATTTCGGAAAACCGCTGCACACTTTTCCGGATCATGCTTTAGAGCGCGGCGCCGGTCAAAGAGGAATCGCAGCACGATGCTTGTTCCGCAAAGTCGCTACTACGAGTCTCACAGCCTGCGGCTGCATTATGCCGATTGGGGCAACGAGGGGGCACCAACCATCATCCTGGTTCACGGCGGCCGCGATCATTGCCGAAGCTGGGACATCATCGCCCGATCGCTGCAGCCGCATTTTCACGTGCTCGCGCCCGACCTGCGCGGCCACGGCGATTCCGACTGGACCAGGGGCGGCAGCTACGCCCTGACGGAATATGTGTACGATCTCGCCCAGCTCGTCCGCGCCATCGCGGCGCCCCAGGTGATCCTGATCGGTCATTCGATGGGCGGGATGGTGAGCCTGATCTATTCGGGATCGTTTCCCGAGCAGGTCTCGTCCCTGGTGGTCCTCGATGGTGTTACTGTCCTCCCCGATGCGCAAAAGCCCCCGGTGCACGAGCGCATCAGCAAATGGATCGGCCAGCTCGACAAGCTGCATGACCGCTCACCGCGCCGCTATCACACGATCGAGGACGCCGCGGCGCAGATGATGGCCTACAACAAGCGGCTGTCCCGCGAGCTTGCGCTGCACCTCGCAACGCACGGGACACGGCAGAACGAGGATGGCAGCTATAGCTGGAAGTTCGATCCCTACCAGCGCACCAACGCGCCGCATCGGCTCTGGTCGGACGATCACGTCGCGCTGTGGTCGCGCATCGCCTGCCCGACGCTATTGCTGAACGCCGGCGAAAGCTTCCTCGCCGGGTCCAAGGCGGCAGGCCTGGATCGCCATTTTCAACAGGCGCGGATCGAAACCATCGCCGGCGCCGGCCACTGGCTGCAGCACGATCGGCCAGCCGAGGTGCTCGGCGCGATCCGGCGGTTTCTGGGGCTGGCTGAGGAAGGTGGTTAGCGGCGTGCCCGCGGTGCAGGGACCGCAAGTGCGGCTCTCATCCCTATCCACGTCATTGCGAGCGCAGCGAAGCAATCCAGACTGTCGCCGCGGGAGGATTCTGGATTGCTTCGCTGCGCTCGCAATGACGGGAGACGCTTAGCTCAGCGTCCCCGCATGCACCCACCAGCCGGGGTGATCCCTGCGGATCTGTTCAGCCGCAGCATGCGCCTCGGCCGGCGCACCGAAGATCGCAAAGCAGGTCGCGCCGGAGCCCGACATGCGGGCGAGCTTGACGCCGGCAGAGGCGCGCAAGGCTTCCAGAACGTCGCCGATCACCGGCTCGATGCGCATCGCGGGCGCTTCGAGGTCATTGGCGACGGTCTCGAGAACATCAATCCAGTCGGCAATCGACGCGCCTTCCTCCGGCCAGGCCGGGGCCTCGATAACGTCGGTGGCGCCGACCAGAAGCTCGCCGTTGCGCAAGCCCAGCGCCTGGAACACCTCCTTGGTCGCGACCGGTACGCGGGGGTTGACCATGACGCAGGGCATGCTCGGCAGCATCAAGGGCAAGAGCTGCTCGCCGACGCCGGTCATGTCGCAGGCGCGCGAGAGCAGGCACACTGGCACGTCGGCGCCGGTCGCCAGCGCGACCCGCTGCAAGCGGGGATCATTGAGCGCGAGATCGTTGAGTCGCGCGAGCAGCCGCAGCGCCGCCGCGGCATCGGCCGAGCCGCCGCCGATGCCGGCCGCGACCGGCAGCACCTTATCGAGCGCGAAGGCACCTAACTTGAGGTTCGGCACGGCGTCGGCCAAAAGCCTGGCCGCCTTCAACACGAGATTGTCGGAGGTGTCGCCGCAGGCCGCAGCGAGCGGCCCCGTGGTGATGAGCCTGAGTTCGCCGCCCGGCTCCAGCGTGAGCCGGTCGGCGCAGTCGGCGAACGCGACCACGCTTTCGAGATCATGATAGCCGTCGGCCCGACGGCCGACCACGCGAAGGCTCAGATTGACCTTCGCCCGCCCTTCTTCAATCAACGCCGGCATTCGCGACGACCCCCTGCCCCTTTGTTTGGATCAGCCGCCCTTGCCGTCGTCCTTCTTCTTCTCGGCCTGCGCGGCCGAGGAGTTCGAATTGTCGTCGGTGAGACCGCCTGCAATCTTGGCCTCGATCTTCGGCAGATCGTCCGGCTCGGGCTTGAGATCGCGGGCGTGCGACCATTGGAACTTGGCCTCCAGCGTGCGGCCGACGCGCCAATAGGCATCGCCGAGGTGATCGTTGATGGTGGGATCCTCGGGTTTCAGATCGATCGCGCGCTCGAGGTTCTTCACCGCTTCCTCGTAATTGCCGATGCGGTAATAGGCCCAGCCGAGGGAATCGACGATGTAGCCGTCATCGGGGCGCTGCTCGACGGCACGCTTGATCATCTTCATGCCTTCGTCGAGGTTGATGCCCTGGTCGATCC
The DNA window shown above is from Bradyrhizobium sp. CB1650 and carries:
- a CDS encoding alpha/beta hydrolase, whose product is MLVPQSRYYESHSLRLHYADWGNEGAPTIILVHGGRDHCRSWDIIARSLQPHFHVLAPDLRGHGDSDWTRGGSYALTEYVYDLAQLVRAIAAPQVILIGHSMGGMVSLIYSGSFPEQVSSLVVLDGVTVLPDAQKPPVHERISKWIGQLDKLHDRSPRRYHTIEDAAAQMMAYNKRLSRELALHLATHGTRQNEDGSYSWKFDPYQRTNAPHRLWSDDHVALWSRIACPTLLLNAGESFLAGSKAAGLDRHFQQARIETIAGAGHWLQHDRPAEVLGAIRRFLGLAEEGG
- a CDS encoding 4-(cytidine 5'-diphospho)-2-C-methyl-D-erythritol kinase produces the protein MPALIEEGRAKVNLSLRVVGRRADGYHDLESVVAFADCADRLTLEPGGELRLITTGPLAAACGDTSDNLVLKAARLLADAVPNLKLGAFALDKVLPVAAGIGGGSADAAAALRLLARLNDLALNDPRLQRVALATGADVPVCLLSRACDMTGVGEQLLPLMLPSMPCVMVNPRVPVATKEVFQALGLRNGELLVGATDVIEAPAWPEEGASIADWIDVLETVANDLEAPAMRIEPVIGDVLEALRASAGVKLARMSGSGATCFAIFGAPAEAHAAAEQIRRDHPGWWVHAGTLS